AACTTCCATTGCCGGACGCAGTCAATTTGACAATGACGAATACGTTGTTGGGGAAGTGAGTCAGGCGATGAAAACTGCTGTCATCCCTGAATTCGAACAGGAACGTCTCAAGGCCCTGAGTGAATACAGGATTCTCGGGACTCGCCCTGAGCAGTCATACGACGACATCACTCATATGGCCTCACTGGTGTGCGAGGCCCCCATTGCACTGCTCAGCTTGGTGGACAGCGACCGGCAGTGGTTCAAATCGAAGGTGGGAATCGAGGCTGAGGAAACCCCCAGAGACTGGTCGTTCTGCGCCCATGCCATCCACAGCGACCAGCCCCTGATCGTGACCGATGCTCTTCAAGACGATCGCTTTGTCGACAACCCCTTGGTATGCGGCGATCCGAAAATCAGGTTCTATGCAGGCTTTCCGCTCAACAACGAAGCAGAGCATCGAATCGGAACGCTGTGTGTGATCGACCGCAAGCCCAGTCAGCTCTCAGGCAACCAGCTGCAGATCAT
Above is a window of Synechococcus sp. BIOS-U3-1 DNA encoding:
- a CDS encoding GAF domain-containing protein; amino-acid sequence: MKTAVIPEFEQERLKALSEYRILGTRPEQSYDDITHMASLVCEAPIALLSLVDSDRQWFKSKVGIEAEETPRDWSFCAHAIHSDQPLIVTDALQDDRFVDNPLVCGDPKIRFYAGFPLNNEAEHRIGTLCVIDRKPSQLSGNQLQIMQALSRQVVSFLDLRKRSFNLLESFCSETKPSGIISTCSYCRKAKDERGDWVHLDQYLARRSTLNFSHGICDGCIEEHFPEVLEAWQAESKKSGQQAQVIEDGL